Proteins encoded within one genomic window of Deinococcus budaensis:
- the glpK gene encoding glycerol kinase GlpK → MAQYILALDQGTTSSRAIVFDQEGNIRASAQKEFRQIFPRPGWVEHDALEIWSTQSGVAQEAITRAGLRAGDIAAIGITNQRETVVLWDRRTGEPVHHAVVWQDRRTAAFCDTLKAQGHEPTFQQKTGLILDAYFSGTKVRWLLDNVEGARERAERGELAFGTVDSWLVYKLTGGELHITDATNASRTLLYNIHTGDWDDELLGLLGVPRALLPEVRSSSEVYGPTAEGLFGSRIPIAGIAGDQQAAAFGQACLERGMAKNTYGTGCFMLMNTADEAVPSHNKLLTTVAWQLPDAGGQGQRTYALEGSIFVAGAVVQWLRDGLGIIRSSGEVEALATSVPSSEGVFLVPAFVGLGAPYWDSYARGTLVGLTRGTKAAHIARAALEAIAYQSAELLTAMGQDSGAPLKELRVDGGASLNNLLMQFQADILGVPVVRPKVTETTALGAAYLAGLAVDYWQGTEEITRQWQMDRTFEPQMDPGEREHRMNRWRRAVERSRAWEEAEQVEAAPA, encoded by the coding sequence ATGGCCCAGTACATCCTCGCCCTCGACCAGGGCACCACCAGCAGCCGCGCCATCGTCTTCGACCAGGAGGGCAATATCCGGGCTTCGGCCCAGAAGGAGTTCCGGCAGATCTTTCCGCGTCCGGGCTGGGTGGAGCACGACGCCCTGGAAATCTGGAGCACCCAGAGCGGCGTGGCGCAGGAGGCGATCACGCGCGCCGGACTGCGGGCGGGCGACATCGCTGCCATCGGCATCACCAACCAGCGCGAGACGGTGGTGCTGTGGGACCGCCGCACGGGCGAGCCGGTGCACCACGCCGTCGTGTGGCAGGACCGCCGCACCGCCGCCTTCTGCGACACGCTCAAGGCACAGGGCCATGAGCCGACTTTCCAGCAGAAGACCGGGCTGATCCTCGACGCCTACTTCAGCGGCACCAAGGTGCGCTGGCTGCTCGACAACGTGGAGGGAGCGCGCGAGCGGGCCGAGCGCGGCGAACTCGCTTTCGGAACGGTGGATTCCTGGCTGGTCTACAAGCTGACCGGCGGCGAGCTGCACATCACCGACGCGACGAACGCCAGCCGCACCCTGCTCTACAACATCCACACCGGCGACTGGGACGACGAACTGTTGGGCCTGCTGGGCGTGCCGCGCGCCCTGCTGCCCGAGGTCCGCAGCAGCAGCGAGGTCTACGGCCCGACCGCCGAGGGGCTGTTCGGCAGCCGCATTCCCATCGCCGGAATCGCGGGGGACCAGCAGGCGGCGGCCTTCGGGCAGGCCTGCCTGGAGCGCGGCATGGCGAAAAACACCTACGGCACCGGCTGCTTCATGCTGATGAACACGGCAGATGAGGCGGTACCCAGCCACAACAAGTTGCTAACCACCGTCGCGTGGCAGTTGCCGGATGCGGGCGGCCAGGGCCAGCGTACCTACGCGCTGGAGGGCAGCATCTTCGTGGCGGGCGCGGTCGTGCAGTGGCTGCGCGACGGCCTGGGCATCATCCGGTCGAGCGGCGAGGTGGAAGCGCTGGCGACCAGCGTGCCGTCCTCAGAAGGGGTGTTTCTGGTGCCCGCCTTCGTGGGGTTGGGCGCGCCGTACTGGGACAGCTACGCGCGCGGCACGCTGGTCGGCCTGACGCGCGGCACCAAGGCGGCCCACATCGCCCGGGCGGCGCTGGAGGCCATCGCCTACCAGTCGGCCGAACTGCTCACCGCGATGGGCCAGGACAGCGGGGCGCCCCTGAAGGAACTGCGGGTGGACGGCGGCGCCAGCCTCAACAACCTGCTGATGCAGTTTCAGGCCGACATCCTGGGCGTGCCGGTCGTGCGGCCCAAGGTCACCGAGACGACCGCGCTGGGGGCTGCTTACCTCGCCGGGCTGGCGGTGGACTACTGGCAGGGCACGGAGGAGATCACCCGCCAGTGGCAGATGGACCGTACCTTCGAGCCGCAGATGGACCCCGGCGAGCGCGAGCACCGCATGAACCGCTGGCGCCGGGCGGTCGAGCGCAGCCGCGCCTGGGAGGAGGCCGAGCAGGTCGAGGCCGCGCCCGCGTAA
- a CDS encoding SDR family oxidoreductase: protein MTKIKLRPLRDQVMVITGASSGIGLSTARLAAKEGARLVLAARSEGPLRQLTAQIVDAGGQAVPVTADVSREEDVERIAQAALDTYGSLDTWVNNAGVGMYGKLEDLKVEDMRRLFDVNFWGLVYGSRVALRHLKARGGALINVGSVVSEQAIPLQGIYAASKHAVKAFTDTLRMELEHEDAPVSVTLIKPGPIDTPFPLNAQNYLDTEPQHVPPVYAPETVARAILQAAAAPTRELFVGGGGRGMAAFGMLAPGAAERAMAATVIPGTHSGKPPLPPGASALYHPSGKLAERGDYPGHVQATSAYTEAASRSRLIGVGLLGAGLAAALWRASRRD, encoded by the coding sequence ATGACGAAGATCAAGTTGAGGCCCCTGCGCGATCAGGTCATGGTGATCACCGGGGCGTCGAGCGGCATCGGCCTGAGCACGGCGCGGCTGGCCGCGAAGGAGGGCGCGCGGCTGGTGCTGGCCGCCCGCAGCGAAGGCCCCCTGCGCCAGCTCACGGCGCAGATCGTGGACGCGGGCGGCCAGGCCGTCCCCGTCACCGCCGACGTGAGCCGCGAGGAGGACGTGGAGCGGATCGCGCAGGCGGCGCTGGACACCTACGGCAGCCTCGACACCTGGGTCAACAATGCGGGCGTGGGCATGTACGGGAAGCTGGAAGACCTGAAGGTGGAGGACATGCGCCGCCTCTTCGACGTGAACTTCTGGGGGCTGGTTTACGGCTCGCGGGTGGCGCTGCGGCACCTGAAGGCCAGGGGCGGCGCACTGATCAACGTGGGCAGCGTGGTGTCCGAGCAGGCGATTCCGCTGCAAGGGATCTACGCGGCCTCCAAGCATGCGGTCAAGGCTTTTACCGACACCTTGCGGATGGAGCTGGAGCACGAGGACGCTCCGGTCTCGGTCACGCTGATCAAGCCCGGGCCGATCGACACGCCCTTTCCGCTGAACGCCCAGAACTATCTGGACACCGAACCCCAGCACGTCCCGCCCGTCTACGCGCCCGAGACGGTGGCCCGCGCGATCCTCCAGGCCGCCGCCGCGCCCACCCGCGAGCTGTTCGTGGGCGGCGGGGGGCGGGGCATGGCCGCCTTCGGGATGCTGGCTCCCGGCGCCGCCGAACGCGCGATGGCCGCCACCGTGATTCCCGGCACCCACAGCGGCAAGCCGCCGCTGCCGCCCGGGGCGAGTGCCCTCTACCACCCTTCCGGCAAGCTGGCCGAGCGCGGCGACTACCCCGGCCACGTGCAGGCGACCAGCGCCTACACCGAGGCCGCCTCCCGCTCGCGCCTGATCGGCGTGGGGCTGCTGGGGGCGGGGCTGGCGGCGGCGCTGTGGCGCGCCTCGCGGCGGGATTGA
- a CDS encoding hydroxyacid-oxoacid transhydrogenase, with the protein MPTLPDRPSEHETLFTIEATPVKFGPGAAADAGWEAARLGLRRAFMLIDPALVGGEAAQGVLESLRAAGVDPVVYTDIRVEPDLASLERAAAAARAAGVDGFVALGGGSTLDTAKVANLLVTHGGTVMDYVNPPIGAGRAPPGPLRPLLALPTTSGSGSEATTVAILDLPDLGVKSGISHRYLRPAQAIVDPQLTRTAPGGVIASAGLDVVCHAAESLLSRPYTTRPRPATPAERPPYQGSNPVADLWSAQALRYGGQYLRRAVQDPDDLEARGFMMLSATMAGVGFGSAGVHIPHACAYPIAGLRHSYRAPGYPADHPFVPHGFSVIVTAPAAFRYTFAADPAKHVFAASLLTGQTYAPDDAEALPNALLALMRDVGTPSGVAELGYGEADLPALVAGALKQQRLLAVAPRVPTAEDLEGILRDSLHNWV; encoded by the coding sequence TTGCCCACGCTTCCCGACCGCCCGTCCGAGCACGAAACCCTCTTCACCATCGAGGCCACGCCCGTCAAGTTCGGCCCCGGCGCCGCCGCCGACGCGGGGTGGGAGGCCGCGCGGCTGGGCCTGCGGCGGGCTTTCATGCTGATCGACCCCGCGCTGGTGGGGGGAGAGGCGGCCCAGGGAGTCCTGGAGAGCCTGCGGGCGGCCGGGGTGGACCCGGTGGTCTACACCGACATCCGGGTCGAACCCGACCTCGCCAGCCTGGAGCGGGCCGCCGCCGCCGCGCGGGCGGCCGGGGTGGACGGCTTCGTCGCGCTGGGGGGCGGCTCGACCCTCGACACGGCCAAGGTCGCCAACCTGCTCGTCACCCACGGCGGCACGGTGATGGACTACGTCAATCCGCCCATCGGCGCCGGGCGCGCTCCGCCGGGACCGCTGCGCCCGCTGCTCGCGCTGCCCACCACCTCCGGCTCGGGGTCGGAGGCGACGACCGTGGCGATCCTCGACCTGCCGGACCTGGGGGTCAAGAGCGGCATCAGCCACCGTTACCTGCGGCCCGCCCAGGCCATCGTGGACCCCCAGCTGACCCGCACCGCGCCGGGGGGCGTGATCGCCTCGGCGGGGCTGGACGTGGTGTGCCACGCCGCCGAGAGCCTGCTCAGCCGCCCCTACACCACCCGCCCGCGTCCGGCGACTCCCGCCGAGCGGCCCCCTTACCAGGGCAGCAACCCGGTCGCGGACCTGTGGTCGGCCCAGGCCCTGCGCTACGGCGGCCAGTACCTGCGCCGGGCCGTGCAAGACCCGGACGACCTCGAGGCGCGCGGCTTCATGATGCTGTCGGCCACCATGGCGGGCGTGGGCTTCGGCTCGGCGGGGGTGCATATCCCGCACGCCTGTGCGTACCCCATTGCGGGCCTGCGCCACAGCTACCGCGCGCCGGGCTATCCGGCGGACCACCCGTTCGTCCCCCACGGCTTCAGCGTGATCGTGACGGCCCCCGCCGCCTTCCGCTACACCTTCGCGGCGGACCCCGCCAAGCACGTCTTTGCCGCCAGCCTGCTGACCGGGCAGACGTACGCACCCGACGACGCCGAGGCGCTGCCAAACGCCCTGCTGGCCCTGATGCGCGACGTGGGCACTCCCAGCGGCGTGGCCGAACTCGGGTACGGAGAGGCCGACCTGCCCGCACTGGTGGCGGGCGCACTGAAGCAGCAGCGCCTGCTGGCGGTCGCGCCCAGGGTGCCGACGGCGGAGGACCTGGAAGGGATTCTGCGCGACTCGCTGCACAACTGGGTGTAG
- a CDS encoding MIP/aquaporin family protein, with the protein MKFTLAQEFMAEVLGTMVLILFGVGVVAMVVIFAATDPAVPGQVVNGGYTNITLGWGFGVLMGIFVAGTISGAHLNPAVTVALAATGRFPWSKVLPYIAAQLVGAFLGAAIVFAVYSARWVQFDPDLARTAGVFSTFPAVPGFWPGFIDQVVGTALLVGLILAIGDKLNNPAGAAWGGLAVAFVVMAIGMSFGGMHGYAINPARDLGPRLFSLVAGFQNTGFSNGVWLVPVIGPLVGGVLGAFIYDFFIGRPLARAGEAVVGEQGVDPAYNLDQR; encoded by the coding sequence ATGAAATTCACGCTGGCGCAGGAATTCATGGCGGAAGTGCTGGGCACCATGGTGCTGATTCTCTTTGGCGTGGGCGTGGTGGCGATGGTGGTGATCTTCGCCGCGACCGATCCGGCCGTGCCGGGGCAGGTCGTGAACGGCGGCTATACCAACATCACGCTGGGCTGGGGCTTCGGGGTGTTGATGGGGATCTTCGTGGCGGGCACGATCAGCGGGGCGCACCTCAACCCCGCCGTCACGGTCGCGCTGGCGGCCACCGGGCGCTTTCCCTGGAGCAAGGTGCTGCCGTATATCGCCGCGCAGCTGGTCGGCGCCTTTCTGGGCGCGGCCATCGTGTTCGCGGTGTACTCGGCGCGGTGGGTGCAGTTCGACCCTGACCTCGCCCGCACCGCCGGGGTGTTCAGCACCTTTCCGGCCGTGCCCGGGTTCTGGCCCGGCTTTATCGATCAGGTGGTCGGCACGGCGCTGCTGGTGGGCCTGATCCTCGCCATCGGGGACAAGCTCAACAACCCCGCCGGGGCCGCCTGGGGGGGGCTGGCGGTGGCCTTCGTGGTCATGGCGATCGGCATGAGCTTCGGTGGGATGCACGGCTACGCGATCAACCCCGCCCGCGACCTGGGGCCGCGCCTCTTCTCGCTGGTGGCGGGCTTTCAGAACACCGGCTTTTCTAACGGCGTGTGGCTGGTGCCGGTGATCGGGCCACTCGTCGGCGGCGTGCTGGGCGCTTTCATCTACGACTTCTTCATCGGTCGGCCGCTGGCCCGCGCGGGCGAGGCGGTCGTCGGCGAGCAGGGCGTGGACCCGGCCTACAACCTCGACCAGCGCTGA
- a CDS encoding DUF6766 family protein: protein MRAFLHRNGLSVVTLTLFVLFWAAQAAVGFEVHNGDLEEHGRQALSLGAYLRSGHFWEATGENWESEFLQMAAFVVLTARLYQRGSAESNPLPEEQDQPGGEQGAPPTPPEQRPWPVRRGGWVLGLYSHSLSLTLLGLFLLSFVIHLLGGAAEYNTEQALHGGEAVSTLAFLGSPEFWSQSFQNWQSEFLSVAAMVILSIFLRERGSAESKDVEAPHRRTGG from the coding sequence ATGCGCGCTTTTTTGCACCGCAACGGCCTGTCGGTCGTCACCCTGACCCTATTCGTGCTGTTCTGGGCTGCCCAGGCAGCGGTCGGGTTTGAGGTCCACAACGGCGATCTGGAAGAACACGGACGGCAGGCCCTGAGTCTGGGGGCCTACCTGCGCAGCGGGCATTTCTGGGAGGCGACCGGGGAGAACTGGGAGAGCGAATTTCTTCAGATGGCCGCCTTCGTGGTGCTGACGGCCCGGCTCTACCAGCGCGGCTCGGCGGAGTCCAACCCACTGCCGGAGGAACAGGACCAACCTGGAGGCGAGCAGGGGGCGCCGCCCACCCCGCCCGAGCAGCGGCCCTGGCCGGTACGGCGCGGCGGCTGGGTGCTGGGCTTGTACTCGCACTCGCTGTCGCTGACGCTGCTGGGCCTGTTTCTGCTGTCCTTCGTGATTCATCTGCTGGGTGGGGCGGCCGAGTACAACACCGAGCAGGCCCTGCACGGCGGCGAGGCGGTGTCGACGCTGGCTTTCCTGGGTAGCCCCGAGTTCTGGAGCCAGTCTTTTCAGAACTGGCAAAGCGAGTTTCTCTCGGTCGCGGCGATGGTCATCCTCTCGATATTTCTGCGCGAGCGCGGCTCGGCCGAGTCCAAGGACGTGGAGGCGCCCCACAGGCGCACCGGCGGGTAA
- a CDS encoding manganese catalase family protein, with the protein MFYYDGKLQYPVRVETPDPRFARMLQQAIGGVEGEMRVCLQYLFQAFGARGPKKYRDMLLATGTEEIAHIEMLATAVALNLEGAPGGMQEAAARANPLVEAVMGGMDPRQYLSAGMAALASDANGVPFNGSHVYASGNLAADMYSNVTAEATGRALACRLFELTDDPGMKDMLRFLIARDTMHQQQWLAVIEELGGHPGTLPIPNSFPVEEELREVSYDYVFTGTEGVPPPQGRWTQGPSLDGLGEFRLVAAQPMGQEPALAPPLPQAYAEAQQMMGAAGGGTGAGSDD; encoded by the coding sequence ATGTTCTACTACGACGGCAAATTGCAGTATCCGGTGCGGGTCGAGACGCCCGATCCCCGCTTCGCGCGCATGCTCCAGCAGGCCATTGGCGGCGTGGAGGGCGAGATGCGGGTGTGCCTCCAGTACCTCTTTCAGGCGTTCGGCGCGCGCGGTCCCAAGAAATACCGCGACATGCTGCTGGCGACCGGCACCGAGGAGATCGCCCACATCGAGATGCTGGCGACCGCCGTCGCGCTGAACCTGGAAGGTGCGCCGGGCGGCATGCAGGAGGCGGCGGCCAGGGCCAACCCGCTCGTCGAGGCCGTGATGGGCGGCATGGACCCCCGGCAGTACCTCTCGGCGGGCATGGCGGCGCTGGCCTCGGACGCCAACGGCGTGCCCTTCAACGGCTCGCACGTGTACGCCAGCGGCAACCTCGCCGCCGACATGTATTCCAACGTGACGGCCGAGGCGACCGGCCGCGCGCTGGCCTGCCGCCTGTTCGAGCTGACCGACGACCCCGGCATGAAGGATATGCTGCGCTTCCTGATCGCGCGTGACACCATGCACCAGCAGCAGTGGCTGGCCGTGATCGAGGAACTGGGCGGGCACCCCGGCACCCTGCCCATCCCCAACTCCTTCCCGGTCGAGGAGGAGCTGCGCGAGGTGAGCTACGACTACGTGTTCACCGGCACCGAGGGTGTGCCGCCCCCCCAGGGCCGCTGGACCCAGGGACCCTCCCTGGACGGCCTGGGCGAGTTCCGCCTCGTCGCCGCGCAGCCGATGGGCCAGGAGCCGGCGCTGGCGCCCCCGCTGCCGCAGGCCTACGCCGAGGCCCAGCAGATGATGGGCGCGGCGGGAGGCGGCACGGGCGCGGGTTCGGACGACTGA
- a CDS encoding S8 family peptidase, which yields MKKHTGLLLVGALLVGCGGGGAPDPGTPGQPGTPGQPGAVCAPAGQGLALGSGGVAAGPALAPAALDALWQAPHVAGEVLLRGVPGGALGAQNLAALSGVRVQAVEGSDLLLAATPAGESDAAFARRLAAAGLRPQPNFRYEALAAPNDPGFPGANRPGVRVGTVAYDQDYLTRIDALGGWDRLDALGKTKCGVLTAVLDTGVDRAHPELAGRLRQGFDFCARLEGSTCRGSDNVPDEVTAGDVGHGTSSAGLIAANTNNGQGIAGLTWGGTILPVKVFGTDGTTTGATSASVVAGLNYAAEQGARVINMSLGFRGAAGKPVQPDPALQAAIKAAAGADIVLVAAAGNTPGDGLYYPALDPNVIAVGAVGKDDRLACYSARPLSGQRALDLVAPGGQAGTGTSNCLSNSPEDILTLTTAARGGYTLRAGTSESAPLVSGTASLLRGAFPRLKAGQIRQALKDGARKTGGLNFLNVRGAVNTANGLTP from the coding sequence ATGAAAAAACATACAGGTCTGCTGCTGGTCGGCGCCCTGCTGGTCGGCTGCGGGGGTGGGGGCGCGCCTGATCCGGGAACACCGGGCCAACCGGGCACTCCGGGGCAACCGGGGGCCGTCTGCGCACCTGCCGGTCAGGGGCTGGCGCTGGGCAGTGGGGGGGTTGCGGCGGGTCCGGCCCTGGCCCCTGCGGCGCTGGACGCGCTGTGGCAGGCTCCCCACGTGGCCGGAGAGGTGCTGCTGCGGGGCGTTCCGGGCGGCGCGCTGGGCGCCCAGAACCTGGCCGCGCTCTCCGGCGTGCGGGTTCAGGCCGTGGAGGGCAGCGACCTGTTGCTGGCCGCGACCCCGGCGGGCGAGAGCGACGCGGCCTTTGCGCGGCGACTGGCGGCCGCGGGCCTGAGGCCGCAGCCCAATTTCCGCTATGAGGCGCTGGCGGCTCCCAACGATCCGGGGTTCCCAGGCGCCAACCGCCCCGGCGTACGGGTCGGCACCGTGGCCTACGACCAGGATTACCTCACGCGCATCGACGCGCTGGGGGGCTGGGACCGCCTCGACGCGCTGGGCAAGACCAAGTGCGGGGTCCTGACCGCCGTGCTCGACACTGGCGTGGACCGCGCTCATCCCGAACTCGCCGGACGGCTGCGTCAGGGCTTCGACTTCTGCGCGCGGCTGGAGGGCAGCACCTGCCGGGGCAGCGACAACGTGCCCGACGAGGTCACGGCGGGCGACGTGGGCCACGGGACCAGCTCGGCAGGACTCATCGCCGCCAACACCAACAACGGGCAGGGGATCGCGGGCCTGACCTGGGGCGGGACCATCCTGCCGGTCAAGGTCTTCGGCACCGACGGCACCACGACCGGGGCCACCAGCGCCAGCGTGGTCGCGGGCCTGAACTACGCCGCCGAGCAGGGCGCGCGGGTGATCAACATGAGCCTGGGCTTCCGGGGCGCGGCGGGCAAACCCGTGCAGCCGGACCCCGCGCTTCAGGCCGCCATCAAGGCGGCGGCGGGCGCGGACATCGTCCTGGTGGCGGCGGCGGGCAACACTCCCGGCGACGGGCTGTATTACCCGGCACTCGACCCCAACGTGATCGCAGTGGGCGCGGTCGGCAAGGACGACCGGCTGGCCTGCTACAGCGCCCGGCCCCTCTCCGGCCAGCGGGCGCTCGATCTGGTCGCGCCGGGCGGGCAGGCGGGGACTGGCACTTCAAACTGCCTGAGCAACAGCCCCGAGGACATCCTGACGCTGACCACGGCCGCGCGGGGCGGCTACACCCTGCGCGCAGGCACCAGCGAGTCGGCCCCGCTGGTGAGCGGCACGGCCTCGCTGCTGCGCGGCGCCTTCCCCAGGCTGAAGGCAGGCCAGATTCGCCAGGCGCTGAAGGACGGGGCGCGCAAGACGGGCGGCCTGAACTTCCTGAATGTGCGCGGGGCGGTCAATACGGCCAACGGCCTGACGCCCTGA
- a CDS encoding sugar-binding transcriptional regulator: MTDASHDGHAVLAVQVARLYYHQGLTTDAIARELGLSRPRVSRLLTLARRSGLVEIRIHDPQAHPQSLEARLRERYPFLRPQVVGVPPGSPEDLWMERVAVAAASLLDSVLRPGQTVGLAWGNTLEAVSRVLRPRRLDGLDFVQLNGSANALDFMSGFVTDTITRFAQNYGGRAHLFPVPTFFDDPETKRAMWRERSVRHVLDLQARADVLLYSVGSPAARRPSHVYVSGALDPADLAQLEAEGVVGDVATVFYRADGSYGSISLNARASGPSLGRLAQAPHAICVASGLGKVTALRAALTGRLLNTLVTDEVTARALLGPPEGEADPSSPSA, translated from the coding sequence GTGACCGATGCCTCCCATGACGGCCACGCCGTTCTCGCCGTGCAGGTGGCCCGGCTCTACTACCACCAGGGCCTGACGACCGACGCCATCGCCCGTGAACTCGGTCTCTCGCGGCCCAGGGTCAGCCGCCTGCTGACCCTGGCGCGGCGCAGCGGCCTGGTCGAGATCCGCATTCACGACCCGCAGGCCCATCCGCAGAGCCTGGAGGCGCGGCTGCGGGAGCGCTACCCCTTCCTGCGCCCACAGGTTGTCGGCGTGCCGCCCGGCAGCCCCGAGGACCTGTGGATGGAGCGGGTGGCCGTCGCCGCCGCCAGCCTGCTCGACAGCGTGCTGCGGCCCGGGCAGACGGTCGGGCTGGCCTGGGGCAACACCCTGGAGGCCGTCTCGCGGGTGCTGCGGCCCCGGCGGCTGGACGGCCTGGACTTCGTGCAGCTCAACGGCAGCGCCAACGCGCTGGACTTCATGAGCGGCTTCGTGACCGACACCATCACCCGCTTCGCCCAGAACTACGGGGGCCGCGCGCACCTCTTTCCGGTCCCCACCTTCTTCGACGATCCCGAGACCAAGCGGGCGATGTGGCGCGAGCGCAGCGTGCGGCATGTGCTCGACCTGCAAGCCCGCGCCGACGTGCTGCTCTACTCGGTGGGCAGCCCCGCCGCCCGGCGCCCCAGCCACGTCTACGTTTCGGGCGCCCTCGACCCCGCCGACCTCGCGCAGCTGGAGGCCGAGGGCGTGGTGGGCGACGTGGCGACCGTCTTCTACCGCGCGGACGGCAGCTACGGCTCCATCTCGCTCAACGCCCGCGCCAGCGGCCCCAGCCTGGGGCGTCTGGCCCAGGCCCCGCACGCGATCTGCGTCGCCAGCGGGCTGGGCAAGGTGACGGCCCTGCGCGCCGCCCTGACTGGCCGGTTGCTGAACACCCTGGTCACCGACGAGGTCACCGCCCGCGCCCTGCTCGGCCCGCCGGAAGGAGAGGCCGACCCCAGCTCACCTTCCGCCTGA
- a CDS encoding glycerol-3-phosphate dehydrogenase/oxidase encodes MTTDPRPAALAAATSADPWDILVIGGGASGLGTAVEAATRGHRTLLLEGHDYAKGTSSRSTKLVHGGVRYLAQGNVSLVREALRERGLLRRNAPHLVRDLGFVVPAYDWWAGPFYGVGLKLYDILAGKLNLGSSKYLDREAALERTPTLQPQGLMGGILYFDGQFDDARLAITLLRTLEDHGGVTLNYAPVVGLLQDGKQVVGARFRDAETGREYEARARAVVNATGVWVDDVRRMEDPDAKTMLSPSQGTHLVVDRHFLPGDSAIMIPRTDDGRVLFAVPWQGHVVIGTTDTPVPEASFEPRPLDEEIEFILTTAARYLSPAPGRADVRSVYAGLRPLVKNEKTDGAGSTAAGATAALSRDHIIRVSGGGLITLTGGKWTTYRRMGEDVVDRAERLAGLPERLTVTPGLHLHGWSQEDRPDHWKVYGTDAERVQALPGADRPLHPELPYREAELRWAVRFERARTVEDLLARRTRALLLNARASLEAAPRAAAILAEELGQDQAWANTQVQRYREVARGYVLG; translated from the coding sequence ATGACCACCGACCCCCGCCCCGCCGCCCTCGCCGCCGCCACCTCCGCCGACCCCTGGGACATCCTGGTGATCGGGGGGGGCGCGTCGGGGCTGGGCACCGCCGTCGAGGCCGCCACACGCGGGCACCGCACCCTGCTGCTGGAGGGCCACGACTACGCCAAGGGCACCTCCAGCCGCTCGACCAAGCTGGTCCACGGCGGGGTGCGCTACCTCGCGCAGGGCAACGTGTCGCTGGTGCGCGAGGCGCTGCGCGAGCGCGGGCTGCTGCGCCGCAACGCGCCCCACCTCGTGCGCGACCTGGGCTTCGTGGTGCCCGCCTACGACTGGTGGGCCGGGCCTTTTTACGGGGTAGGCCTGAAGCTCTACGACATCCTGGCCGGAAAACTGAACCTGGGCAGCAGCAAGTATCTGGACCGCGAGGCCGCACTGGAACGCACGCCGACCCTCCAGCCCCAGGGGCTGATGGGCGGCATCCTGTATTTCGACGGGCAGTTCGACGACGCGCGGCTGGCGATCACGCTGCTGCGGACGCTGGAGGACCACGGCGGCGTGACCCTGAACTACGCGCCCGTCGTGGGGCTGCTCCAGGACGGCAAGCAGGTCGTCGGCGCCCGCTTCCGCGACGCCGAGACGGGCCGCGAGTACGAGGCGCGGGCGCGGGCAGTGGTGAACGCGACCGGCGTATGGGTGGACGACGTACGGCGGATGGAGGACCCGGACGCCAAGACCATGCTCTCGCCCAGCCAGGGAACGCACCTCGTCGTGGACCGCCATTTCCTCCCCGGCGACAGCGCGATCATGATTCCGCGCACCGACGACGGCCGGGTGCTGTTCGCGGTGCCCTGGCAGGGCCACGTGGTGATCGGCACGACCGACACCCCGGTCCCCGAGGCCAGCTTCGAGCCGCGTCCGTTGGACGAGGAGATCGAGTTCATCCTGACGACCGCCGCGCGCTACCTCAGCCCGGCGCCTGGCCGCGCCGACGTGCGGAGCGTGTATGCGGGGTTGCGCCCGCTGGTGAAGAACGAGAAGACTGACGGGGCGGGGTCCACGGCCGCAGGGGCCACGGCGGCCCTCTCGCGCGACCACATCATCCGGGTCTCCGGGGGCGGACTGATCACCCTGACGGGCGGCAAGTGGACGACCTACCGCCGCATGGGTGAGGACGTGGTGGACCGCGCCGAGCGCCTCGCGGGCCTGCCCGAGCGCCTGACCGTGACCCCGGGGCTGCACCTGCACGGCTGGTCGCAGGAGGACCGGCCTGACCACTGGAAGGTCTACGGCACCGACGCCGAGCGGGTGCAGGCGCTGCCCGGCGCCGACCGCCCGCTGCACCCGGAGCTGCCCTACCGCGAGGCCGAATTGCGCTGGGCCGTCCGCTTCGAGCGCGCCCGCACGGTCGAGGACCTGCTGGCGCGCCGCACCCGCGCTCTGCTGCTGAACGCCCGCGCGAGCCTGGAGGCCGCCCCCCGCGCCGCCGCCATCCTGGCCGAGGAGCTGGGTCAGGACCAGGCCTGGGCCAACACGCAGGTGCAGCGTTACCGCGAGGTGGCGCGGGGGTACGTGCTGGGGTGA